The following are encoded together in the Thalassomonas haliotis genome:
- a CDS encoding PEP-CTERM sorting domain-containing protein: protein MHKFTLAALTLALTGLSQVAGATPIYLNHENISVSLGSSMAAEPFANRSTSASLASIIDAPSAEAIESHAQNTHVWINGGMLELDFDFGMEYNLTTLHFWNYFGEGYDVDNIDFNFFDAGHNLVGSLLNVMPALGSTALSAEDYALSFPSNVQYVNAVLSGDNGQVDFNNIGFTGQLSSSVPEPGSLALFGLGLAGFAFSRKRQRA from the coding sequence ATGCACAAATTTACATTAGCAGCTTTAACCTTAGCCTTAACTGGCCTGTCCCAGGTGGCCGGTGCAACCCCTATTTACCTGAACCATGAAAATATCTCGGTTTCACTGGGCAGCAGTATGGCCGCTGAACCTTTTGCCAACCGCTCCACTTCGGCTTCCCTGGCCAGTATCATAGATGCCCCTTCTGCCGAGGCCATAGAAAGTCATGCCCAAAATACCCATGTCTGGATCAACGGCGGCATGCTCGAACTCGATTTCGACTTCGGCATGGAATATAACCTGACCACCTTACATTTTTGGAACTATTTTGGCGAAGGTTATGATGTAGATAATATTGATTTTAACTTCTTTGATGCCGGGCATAACCTGGTGGGCAGTTTGTTAAACGTCATGCCGGCCCTGGGCAGCACAGCCCTGTCTGCAGAGGATTATGCCCTGTCGTTCCCGTCCAATGTCCAGTATGTCAATGCAGTATTAAGCGGCGACAATGGCCAGGTCGACTTTAATAATATCGGCTTTACCGGCCAACTTTCTTCCTCGGTACCTGAGCCGGGTTCTTTAGCCTTATTCGGCCTGGGGTTGGCAGGTTTTGCTTTTTCCCGTAAAAGACAGCGCGCATAA
- the rsuA gene encoding 16S rRNA pseudouridine(516) synthase RsuA — MRLDKYICKSTELTRNEAKKLLKTGLVTVNAEVVKNGALQLSDACQVAVEGQLLTKRSARYIMMFKPLDTICSNVDEVHPSVLHFLDVDKAFDLHIAGRLDVDTTGLVLITDDGQWSHQITSPRKACRKRYRVWLDQPVAPSLAQAFARGVQLKGESTLTQPAQVEVITEKEVLLTIMEGKYHQVKRMFAAVGNHVVGLHREKIGEITLDEQLEPGQWRYLTEQEIASVSQ, encoded by the coding sequence ATGCGCCTTGATAAATATATTTGTAAAAGTACCGAATTAACGAGAAATGAAGCGAAAAAGCTGTTAAAAACCGGTTTGGTGACGGTTAATGCTGAGGTGGTCAAAAATGGTGCTTTACAGCTTAGCGACGCTTGCCAGGTAGCGGTTGAAGGCCAGTTATTAACTAAACGCTCTGCCCGCTATATCATGATGTTTAAGCCGCTCGATACGATTTGCTCTAATGTTGATGAAGTGCATCCGTCGGTATTACATTTTCTTGATGTCGATAAAGCGTTTGACCTGCATATTGCCGGCCGCTTGGATGTCGACACCACAGGTTTAGTGTTGATCACCGATGACGGACAGTGGTCGCATCAAATTACCTCTCCCCGTAAAGCCTGCCGGAAAAGATACCGGGTATGGCTGGATCAGCCGGTTGCGCCATCGCTAGCCCAAGCATTCGCCCGCGGCGTACAGCTTAAAGGTGAGTCAACACTTACTCAACCGGCACAAGTAGAAGTGATCACTGAAAAAGAAGTCCTACTGACGATAATGGAAGGCAAGTACCACCAGGTAAAACGTATGTTTGCTGCCGTGGGCAATCATGTTGTGGGCCTGCACCGGGAAAAAATTGGCGAGATCACTCTGGATGAGCAGCTAGAGCCGGGGCAGTGGCGTTATTTGACCGAGCAGGAAATTGCTTCAGTGAGCCAGTGA
- a CDS encoding U32 family peptidase produces the protein MKFSLGPSLFFWPKQEVHDYYQRASDSCADIIYLGETVCSKRRELRAKDWLELARQLSSNTDKQIVVSTMTLLESPAEIQVMRRLCDNGDLLVEANDLSAVQMMHELKLPFVLGPAINCYNLATLKVFLKQGLVRWVMPVELSGDWLRQLLQEAEQANIRHQFECEVFSWGYLPLAYSARCFTARSEDRPKDDCQYCCINYPQGRKMNSREGERVFVLNGIQTMSGYQYNLVNEVPQMQAMGVDIARISADSDAAFMQLNNFKAQLAAPQHKALVSTSECNGYWHQIPGMSIA, from the coding sequence ATGAAATTTTCCCTTGGTCCGAGTTTGTTTTTTTGGCCTAAGCAAGAAGTACATGATTATTACCAGCGGGCAAGCGACAGTTGCGCCGATATTATTTATCTGGGTGAAACCGTTTGCTCCAAGCGCCGTGAATTAAGGGCGAAAGACTGGCTTGAGCTGGCGCGACAGCTAAGCAGTAATACCGACAAGCAAATTGTGGTTTCCACCATGACCTTGCTGGAATCTCCGGCAGAAATCCAGGTGATGCGCCGTTTATGCGACAACGGCGATTTATTGGTGGAAGCCAATGATCTCAGCGCGGTGCAAATGATGCACGAACTGAAATTACCTTTTGTGCTCGGGCCGGCCATTAACTGCTATAACCTGGCGACCTTGAAAGTGTTTTTAAAGCAGGGCCTGGTGCGCTGGGTGATGCCGGTAGAACTTTCCGGCGACTGGTTAAGGCAACTTTTGCAGGAAGCGGAGCAGGCAAATATCCGCCACCAGTTTGAATGTGAAGTCTTTTCCTGGGGTTACTTGCCACTGGCCTATTCTGCCCGCTGTTTTACCGCCCGCTCCGAAGACAGGCCCAAAGATGACTGCCAGTATTGCTGCATCAATTATCCTCAGGGGCGGAAAATGAACAGCCGGGAAGGGGAGCGGGTCTTTGTGCTTAACGGTATCCAGACCATGTCGGGTTATCAATACAACCTGGTGAACGAAGTACCGCAAATGCAGGCCATGGGGGTCGATATTGCCCGTATCAGCGCCGACAGTGATGCTGCCTTTATGCAACTCAATAATTTTAAAGCGCAGCTGGCAGCGCCTCAACACAAAGCTTTAGTGTCAACCAGTGAATGTAACGGCTACTGGCACCAGATCCCGGGCATGTCCATCGCCTGA
- a CDS encoding thiamine pyrophosphate-dependent enzyme codes for MKEKINHYIENFGEAYSSSLPSLGQLMAQTLAFFGSRRIYGVGGDFAANLISAFEDELDICPSSNEMHAGFTACGQAEVEGLGVCLTTYTVGSLPCVSAAALALTEKLPVVFISGAPGENEINHMALHHTVSSCSTWRSEYDAALESFKALGIRSERLQGERNPGQPNVAGEHFFRLVAHAFLNKEPVFIEVPRDLVADKTQAIEFPPSLCQLPQEVFLLKGVSLVAQQVVAKLLAANKPLLYLGEKAKLNKELLAVVKRFCHQYQIPYTTTWFAKGVLDEFEPLSLGAYNGVFTDEQVRDYIENEVDYVLEVATSIYQLDTNTAFDTGTHLLNDFENKTILKGTSQLEKDLIGIFEQLLAADLPVFDFTSPTSTGGELFADEKIDFHNLTRVLNSLQSLDQRAYVYFPEIGNSYFASYSLKTRMSSLGRSWITNPWYAAMGTSLPYARAACKQLQQLGGKKTATGKDVAVVITGDGGFNFQLNDLIHFLRDDLSVIIIYMRNDIFHLGKNSDAEIYHCSDKNFDVISLVKAYGGEGKRCTTVAEFRDYFSACADANSGIKLIEVPASLEEQYQCREISLLNLYIKARNGIPQAVIDWNEIKR; via the coding sequence ATGAAAGAGAAAATCAACCACTATATCGAAAACTTCGGCGAAGCATATAGCAGCAGTTTACCGTCTCTGGGTCAGCTGATGGCGCAAACTTTGGCTTTTTTCGGCAGTCGGCGGATTTATGGTGTCGGTGGTGACTTTGCCGCGAACTTGATCAGTGCTTTTGAAGATGAACTGGATATTTGCCCGTCCAGCAATGAAATGCATGCCGGTTTTACCGCTTGCGGCCAGGCAGAAGTGGAAGGTTTAGGGGTATGCCTGACCACTTATACCGTGGGCAGCTTACCTTGTGTGTCGGCGGCGGCATTGGCATTAACGGAAAAGTTGCCGGTGGTTTTTATTTCCGGCGCCCCGGGAGAAAATGAAATCAATCATATGGCGCTGCATCATACCGTCAGCTCCTGCTCCACCTGGCGCTCGGAATATGATGCGGCATTAGAGTCTTTTAAGGCGCTCGGTATTCGTTCGGAGCGCTTGCAGGGGGAGCGAAACCCGGGGCAGCCCAATGTTGCCGGCGAGCACTTTTTCCGCCTGGTGGCCCATGCCTTTTTGAATAAAGAGCCGGTTTTTATTGAAGTGCCGCGGGACTTAGTGGCGGATAAAACCCAGGCGATAGAATTTCCTCCTTCCCTGTGCCAATTGCCCCAGGAAGTGTTTTTGCTCAAAGGGGTTTCTTTAGTGGCGCAGCAAGTGGTAGCCAAGCTATTGGCAGCAAACAAACCTTTATTGTATTTGGGAGAAAAAGCCAAGCTCAACAAAGAACTGCTTGCTGTAGTCAAACGTTTCTGCCACCAATACCAAATTCCCTATACCACCACCTGGTTTGCCAAAGGCGTATTGGATGAATTCGAGCCGCTAAGCCTCGGCGCTTACAACGGGGTATTTACCGACGAGCAGGTACGCGATTATATCGAAAACGAAGTGGATTATGTTTTGGAGGTGGCCACCAGTATCTACCAGCTAGACACCAATACCGCCTTTGATACCGGCACGCATCTGTTGAATGATTTTGAAAATAAAACCATTTTAAAAGGTACCTCGCAGCTGGAAAAAGATCTGATCGGTATTTTTGAACAGTTATTGGCAGCAGATCTTCCTGTGTTTGATTTTACGTCGCCAACAAGTACCGGCGGAGAGTTATTTGCCGATGAAAAAATTGACTTCCATAATTTAACCCGGGTGCTAAATAGCCTGCAAAGCCTGGATCAAAGGGCTTATGTCTACTTTCCAGAAATCGGTAATTCCTATTTTGCCTCCTATAGCCTGAAGACCCGGATGTCTTCGCTTGGCCGCAGCTGGATAACCAACCCCTGGTATGCGGCCATGGGCACCAGCCTGCCTTATGCCCGGGCGGCCTGTAAGCAGTTGCAGCAGCTGGGGGGCAAAAAAACTGCCACCGGGAAGGATGTTGCCGTAGTGATCACCGGCGACGGCGGTTTTAACTTTCAATTAAATGATTTAATTCATTTTTTACGGGATGATTTAAGCGTCATTATCATTTATATGCGCAATGATATTTTCCATTTAGGTAAAAACAGCGATGCCGAGATTTACCATTGCTCGGATAAAAACTTTGATGTCATCAGCCTGGTGAAAGCCTACGGCGGTGAAGGAAAACGCTGTACTACAGTGGCCGAGTTCAGGGATTACTTCAGTGCCTGCGCCGATGCCAACAGCGGCATTAAACTCATAGAAGTGCCCGCCAGCCTTGAAGAGCAATACCAGTGCCGGGAGATCAGTTTGCTGAATTTATATATCAAGGCAAGAAACGGTATACCGCAGGCGGTTATCGACTGGAATGAGATCAAGCGTTAG
- a CDS encoding S8 family serine peptidase produces MMNKHIKGLAKGFTLGAVAIAVLGSINATIAAEATFNGPGDIKPALVNNRYVVTFKNTADVMSDGKVSPAAAMNLMQTYGAKTIRTLERINGVAIEINPSNVANLLNNDQVEMVEVDQPRYLLDDVNIMAESTPYGITMVQADQVSDAAAGNQKVCIVDTGYNRNHEDLRSSNVTGDDNDGNGNDTGNWYNDGHGHGSHVAGTIAALGGNGIGVVGVNPSGDVGLHIVKVFNDSGNWAYGSDLIAAIGQCETAGASVISMSLGGGASMTSESNAFASALNNGVLSIAAAGNSGNSTKSYPASYDSVMSVGAVDSSENIASFSQYNNQVEISAPGVNVNSTITGNGYASWSGTSMATPHVSGVAALVWSNHPTCTATQIRDALNNTAKDKGSSGRDNYYGYGIVQAKAAHDALTNDGCGTTPPPPPPPGDLEGSITDIGESRNAWFRHAIEVPAGISSMTIKISGGSGDADLYVKEGSEPTSGWFGSYDCRPYLNGNDEECTFSNPGAGTWHIGVKAYSTFSGVTLDWVGN; encoded by the coding sequence ATGATGAACAAGCATATTAAAGGACTAGCAAAAGGATTTACCTTAGGAGCAGTCGCTATTGCCGTTTTAGGATCCATTAACGCTACTATCGCAGCTGAAGCCACATTTAACGGCCCCGGCGACATTAAACCGGCGCTGGTAAATAACCGCTATGTGGTCACCTTCAAAAATACTGCCGACGTAATGTCTGACGGTAAGGTATCCCCAGCAGCGGCAATGAACTTAATGCAGACTTATGGCGCAAAAACCATACGCACCTTAGAGCGCATCAATGGTGTTGCCATTGAAATCAATCCTTCCAATGTCGCCAATTTATTAAATAACGACCAGGTTGAGATGGTAGAAGTGGATCAGCCGCGTTATTTGCTTGATGATGTCAACATCATGGCTGAGTCTACCCCATACGGCATTACTATGGTGCAGGCAGACCAGGTCAGCGATGCTGCCGCAGGCAACCAGAAAGTTTGTATCGTCGATACCGGTTATAACCGCAATCATGAAGATTTAAGAAGCTCAAACGTAACCGGTGACGACAATGACGGCAACGGTAACGACACCGGTAACTGGTACAACGACGGCCATGGTCACGGTAGCCATGTTGCAGGGACTATTGCTGCATTAGGCGGCAACGGTATCGGTGTCGTTGGCGTTAACCCTAGCGGTGATGTCGGCTTACATATTGTTAAAGTATTTAACGATTCCGGCAACTGGGCCTACGGCTCGGACTTAATCGCCGCTATCGGCCAGTGTGAAACCGCCGGTGCCAGTGTTATCAGCATGAGTTTGGGTGGCGGTGCCAGCATGACTTCTGAGTCTAATGCTTTTGCCTCAGCCCTTAACAACGGCGTATTATCTATCGCCGCTGCCGGTAACAGCGGTAACAGCACTAAGTCTTACCCGGCTTCCTATGACTCGGTTATGTCAGTTGGCGCCGTTGACAGCAGTGAAAATATTGCCTCATTTTCACAATACAACAACCAGGTCGAAATATCCGCCCCGGGTGTAAATGTGAACTCCACCATTACCGGCAACGGCTATGCCAGCTGGAGCGGTACTTCCATGGCAACACCACACGTTTCAGGTGTCGCTGCCCTGGTATGGAGTAACCACCCGACTTGTACAGCAACACAAATTCGTGACGCTTTAAATAATACCGCCAAAGATAAAGGTTCTTCCGGCCGGGATAACTATTACGGCTACGGCATTGTTCAGGCAAAAGCGGCACATGATGCACTGACCAACGACGGCTGCGGCACCACTCCTCCTCCCCCACCACCACCGGGTGATCTGGAAGGTAGCATTACAGATATTGGCGAAAGCAGAAATGCCTGGTTCCGTCATGCCATCGAAGTACCGGCAGGCATCAGCTCTATGACCATCAAGATCTCCGGCGGCAGCGGCGATGCAGATCTTTATGTCAAAGAAGGCAGCGAGCCGACTTCCGGCTGGTTTGGTAGCTACGACTGTCGTCCTTACCTTAATGGTAATGATGAGGAGTGTACCTTCTCCAATCCGGGTGCAGGCACCTGGCATATCGGCGTCAAGGCCTATTCAACCTTTAGCGGTGTGACCTTAGACTGGGTCGGAAACTAA
- a CDS encoding dipeptidase — MKTLSKNNLKPCLPLATRAVLTSAVMAFTLAACQSQQASDGKRHDISPESPQMQQARTIAQKYLIADTHIDVPYRLEEAFEDVSAHTEHGDFDYPRAVDGGLNAPFMSIYTPAALEQSGGSKVLADKLIDMVEGMVKNAPDKFALAYSTRELEQNFVRGVMSFPLGMENGSPIEGDLANLKHFYDRGIRYITLTHSKANHISDSSYDSERPAGGLTDFGKTLVKEMNNLGVMVDVSHISDEAFYQVMAVSKAPVIASHSSARHFTPGFERNMDDDMIKALAKNGGVIQINFGSTFISQESIENYNAFKQARTAYMAANDLAQDSPEVEAFQEEYRKKLPFVFATLDDVLDHFDHVVNLSGIDHVGIGSDYDGVGDSLPQGLKDVSTYPNLIAGLLKRGYSEQDIVKILSGNLIRVWKQVEAYAASH, encoded by the coding sequence ATGAAAACTTTATCTAAAAATAACCTTAAGCCTTGCTTACCTTTGGCCACCAGGGCTGTGCTGACTTCTGCTGTGATGGCATTTACACTGGCGGCTTGTCAAAGCCAGCAAGCGAGCGATGGCAAACGTCATGATATTTCACCGGAATCACCACAGATGCAGCAGGCCCGCACTATTGCGCAGAAGTACCTGATTGCCGATACCCATATTGATGTTCCTTACCGGCTTGAAGAGGCATTTGAAGATGTCAGCGCACACACAGAGCACGGTGATTTTGATTACCCGAGAGCCGTTGACGGCGGTCTAAATGCACCTTTTATGTCTATATATACCCCGGCTGCTTTGGAGCAAAGCGGCGGCAGTAAAGTGCTGGCGGATAAGTTGATTGATATGGTTGAAGGCATGGTGAAAAACGCTCCGGACAAGTTTGCTCTGGCCTACTCTACCCGGGAGTTAGAGCAAAACTTTGTCCGCGGTGTGATGTCATTTCCTCTGGGTATGGAAAACGGCAGCCCTATTGAAGGGGACTTGGCGAACTTAAAGCACTTTTATGACCGCGGTATTCGCTACATCACCCTGACGCATTCGAAAGCCAACCATATTTCCGACTCTTCTTATGACAGCGAACGTCCGGCAGGGGGCTTGACCGATTTCGGTAAAACCCTGGTAAAGGAAATGAATAATCTTGGGGTTATGGTGGATGTTTCCCATATTTCGGATGAAGCCTTTTACCAGGTGATGGCCGTTTCCAAGGCGCCGGTGATTGCCTCGCATTCGTCGGCGCGGCATTTCACTCCGGGATTTGAGCGCAATATGGACGATGATATGATTAAGGCGCTGGCGAAAAATGGCGGCGTGATCCAGATAAATTTTGGCTCTACTTTTATTTCCCAGGAATCAATAGAGAACTATAACGCTTTTAAGCAGGCAAGAACTGCATACATGGCTGCCAATGACCTGGCCCAGGACAGCCCGGAAGTTGAAGCTTTCCAGGAAGAATACCGTAAGAAACTTCCTTTTGTGTTTGCAACCTTGGACGATGTGCTGGATCATTTTGACCATGTGGTAAATCTGTCGGGTATAGATCATGTTGGTATCGGCTCTGATTATGACGGTGTCGGCGATAGCCTGCCACAAGGACTTAAAGATGTGTCAACGTACCCCAATTTAATTGCCGGTTTGCTCAAGCGCGGTTATAGCGAGCAGGATATTGTAAAAATCCTTTCCGGTAACCTCATCCGGGTATGGAAACAGGTGGAAGCATACGCCGCCAGTCATTAA
- a CDS encoding cupin domain-containing protein, producing MYQLQLSDFTKKEFLRDYWQQKPVVIRRGFSDFQDPLSADELAGLATMEQVESRLVSLVDSQWQAEFGPFQSFEHLGEKNWSLVVQAVDHFCEPAAQLIEPFRFIPNWRLDDLMVSFATPGGGVGPHIDLYDVFICQGSGKRHWRVGDRGEHREFAAHEALLHVDPFEAMLDVELNPGDILYIPPGFPHEGITLETSMSFSVGFRTQSRVSLFSALADHLIDQDCANELIEDARRAFCTAPGEINDSDLHLIQEQFAHVLADKGLMRAFIGSHLSRAKHELDRCEEALGGYSQGDVAQILAAAAEQDAAQQAGLRLQRLGGLRAFYFSDILNSCVCYINGEAYAFDIDIAPAIKLLCDQVFLTPQQLAPWCESSAFIDFVTEQVNAGYWYFAQV from the coding sequence ATGTATCAGTTACAATTATCGGATTTCACCAAGAAAGAGTTCCTTAGGGATTACTGGCAGCAAAAACCTGTGGTTATTCGCCGGGGTTTTAGCGACTTTCAAGACCCTTTGTCGGCAGATGAACTGGCGGGGCTGGCCACCATGGAGCAGGTTGAGTCTCGCCTGGTCTCCTTGGTCGACAGCCAGTGGCAGGCAGAATTTGGCCCGTTTCAGTCATTTGAGCATTTGGGAGAGAAAAACTGGTCGCTGGTGGTGCAGGCGGTGGATCATTTTTGCGAGCCGGCGGCGCAGCTGATTGAGCCGTTTCGTTTTATTCCCAACTGGCGCCTGGATGATTTAATGGTAAGCTTCGCCACCCCGGGGGGCGGCGTTGGTCCCCATATCGACCTTTATGATGTTTTTATCTGCCAGGGCTCGGGGAAACGCCATTGGCGGGTCGGTGACAGGGGCGAACACAGGGAATTTGCCGCCCACGAAGCCCTGCTGCATGTTGACCCTTTCGAAGCCATGCTTGATGTTGAACTTAACCCGGGAGATATCTTATACATTCCGCCCGGGTTCCCCCATGAAGGCATTACGCTGGAAACCTCGATGAGTTTTTCTGTTGGTTTTCGTACCCAGTCCAGGGTGAGTTTATTCAGTGCCCTGGCAGATCATCTAATCGATCAGGACTGCGCCAATGAGCTGATTGAGGATGCCAGACGGGCATTTTGCACTGCGCCGGGAGAGATCAATGATTCGGATTTACATTTGATCCAAGAGCAGTTTGCCCATGTGCTGGCGGATAAGGGGCTGATGCGCGCTTTTATCGGCAGCCACCTTAGCCGGGCAAAACATGAACTGGACCGTTGTGAGGAAGCGCTTGGCGGTTATAGCCAGGGAGATGTCGCCCAGATTTTGGCTGCGGCAGCCGAGCAGGATGCCGCGCAGCAAGCGGGGCTTCGCCTGCAAAGACTGGGAGGGTTACGGGCCTTTTATTTCAGCGATATCCTTAATAGCTGTGTATGTTATATCAACGGTGAAGCATATGCGTTTGATATTGATATCGCGCCTGCAATTAAATTGCTTTGCGATCAGGTATTTTTAACGCCACAGCAGTTGGCCCCCTGGTGTGAAAGCAGTGCTTTTATTGATTTTGTCACCGAACAGGTTAACGCCGGTTACTGGTATTTTGCCCAAGTATAA
- a CDS encoding S8 family serine peptidase — protein MNKNIKGLAKGFTLGAISVAVLASINTGVAAEATFNGPGDVKPAVVNERYVVTFKNTATIMSGGKMSAAGAQSLMQSYGAKTIRTLDRINGVAIEMKQSDVANLLNNDQIEMVEVDQPRYILDNPRVLAESTPYGITMVQADQVSDAATGNQKVCIVDTGYNMGHEDLMSSGITGDDNDGNGNDTGNWNNDGHGHGSHVAGTISALGGNNTGVVGVNPSGQLGLHIVKVFNDAGNWAYGSDLIAAISQCEAAGASVISMSLGGGASMNSEANAFSSALNNGVLSIAAAGNDGNSTMSYPASYDSVMSVAAVDSSENKASFSQYNSQVEIAAPGVSVNSTIPGGYASWSGTSMATPHVSGVAALVWSHHPSCTAAQMRNALNMTAKDKGASGRDTSYGYGIVQAKAAVDAITAEGCDVGGPIVEPPDGDGETHENLSKSSGWKRFSFDMPAGVSSLTVTISGGTGDADLYVNEGNRPTTSRWDCRPYEYGNDEVCTFSNPGAGTWHIGVRAYSAYSGVTLNWNYQ, from the coding sequence ATGAATAAAAATATTAAAGGACTAGCGAAAGGATTTACCCTTGGAGCAATCAGCGTTGCCGTATTGGCATCGATCAACACAGGCGTAGCGGCAGAGGCCACCTTTAACGGCCCGGGCGATGTTAAACCGGCGGTTGTAAATGAACGTTATGTCGTTACCTTCAAAAATACCGCCACGATTATGTCCGGCGGTAAAATGTCTGCGGCCGGGGCACAGAGCCTGATGCAAAGCTATGGCGCGAAAACCATACGCACCTTAGACAGGATCAATGGTGTTGCCATTGAAATGAAGCAGTCGGATGTCGCCAACTTATTAAATAACGATCAAATTGAAATGGTGGAAGTGGACCAACCCCGCTACATACTTGATAACCCACGTGTTTTGGCCGAGTCCACACCTTACGGCATCACTATGGTACAGGCAGATCAGGTCAGCGATGCCGCCACGGGCAACCAGAAGGTTTGTATCGTCGACACCGGTTATAACATGGGCCATGAAGATTTAATGAGCTCAGGTATCACCGGCGATGATAATGACGGTAACGGCAACGATACCGGCAACTGGAATAATGACGGCCATGGCCACGGCAGCCATGTTGCCGGTACCATTTCGGCGTTAGGCGGCAACAACACAGGTGTTGTTGGTGTCAACCCAAGCGGTCAACTGGGTTTACATATCGTTAAAGTATTTAATGACGCCGGCAACTGGGCTTATGGCTCAGACTTAATCGCGGCTATTTCACAATGTGAAGCCGCCGGCGCCAGTGTCATCAGCATGAGTTTAGGCGGCGGTGCCAGCATGAACTCTGAAGCAAATGCCTTCTCCTCTGCGCTCAATAACGGCGTTTTATCTATTGCTGCTGCCGGCAACGACGGTAACAGCACTATGTCTTACCCGGCCTCTTATGACTCGGTTATGTCGGTTGCCGCCGTTGACAGCAGTGAAAACAAAGCCTCGTTTTCACAATATAACAGCCAGGTAGAAATCGCCGCACCGGGCGTCAGTGTCAACTCGACCATTCCGGGCGGTTATGCCAGCTGGAGCGGTACTTCCATGGCAACCCCGCATGTATCCGGTGTTGCCGCATTGGTGTGGAGTCACCACCCTTCCTGTACCGCAGCGCAAATGCGTAATGCATTAAATATGACGGCTAAAGACAAAGGCGCCTCAGGACGCGATACCAGCTATGGTTACGGTATTGTCCAGGCCAAAGCCGCTGTCGATGCCATTACCGCAGAGGGATGTGATGTTGGAGGTCCTATCGTTGAGCCGCCGGACGGCGACGGCGAAACCCATGAGAACCTGTCCAAATCTAGCGGCTGGAAACGTTTCTCCTTTGACATGCCAGCAGGTGTAAGTTCATTAACCGTAACTATTTCAGGCGGGACGGGTGATGCTGATTTATATGTCAATGAAGGCAACAGACCAACCACTTCCCGCTGGGATTGTCGCCCGTACGAATACGGTAATGACGAAGTCTGTACTTTCTCCAACCCGGGAGCAGGTACCTGGCATATTGGTGTCAGAGCCTATTCTGCCTATAGCGGTGTCACCTTAAATTGGAATTATCAATAA